The DNA segment ATTTCTCCACATGCTGTACCATCCACCAGCAAGATGTTACCTAATTGCCACAAACGCAGGAGATTCAGTAAGTGTTTAACAATCAGATATCCTGCTTTACAGTGAAACACTAAAAATCATTAAAGGAACAACAATTGACTTTGATTTCATGTCAAACAGGAGACTAACCAGGTTTGAGGTCGTAGTGGATGATGGGGGGTTTGATTTCATTGAGGTAGCGCAACGCGCTGACAATTTGCATGACAATGGAACGTGCCTCTTTCTCTGACATtagcttgttttgtttcagGTAGAAGTCCAGGTCATTTCCTTCACAGAACTCCAGCACCGTGCAGAACCTAACAAAGACACATGCACATGGTTACAAActgaggaaacaaaaaaaaaaaaaaaaaaagatgaacaaacaAGACAAGAACAGTATTTGCAACTTCAGCTTGTTATCAGTTTAGTGATCCTTAAGTAGCTAGATACACTGATTAATCAGTATACCTTTCTCTCAGGAGATGGAAAGCCTAGAGGCTAAGAAGAGACATTTCCTTCCCCCATATgtaggtcagaggtcagggtcAGGACTTTGTGCTATTTAATGAGACTGATCTCAGTTTCCAGCCATGTAAGCAAGCTGCTTAGTTATCCAAGGAACACTTTACGAAGTTGGTATAATATGAGCAAAATTTACCTCAGAAATATTTAAACTGTCTATCTGGATGAACATATAATGCCCTCATTTGGGTATGCGAGACTGGCTGCCGCTTCCTTTAAGCACCCTCAGAGTCTGGGTGACTACACCTCATGTGCTGAGTTAACACTCACAGACAGAAGTTAAACCTTCAAAAAATAACATCCATTGTCAGAGCACGTTAACACTGAATCATACATTCCACTGTGATTTTCTAATCTGATACCACCCTCACCTAGAGCCTCGAGGCACAACACAAACAATTCATGCATTATTTGAATATTTACTGGGTTTGGTCTTTGCAAGGCTTCAACACTAACTAGTGTGCACCATGCTGGTTTACAgccattagaaaaaaaaggtttttaacaGTAGTGAGAGAGGTGCATCTTGAGGATATGTGAACCCAGCAGGGCAGCAGCTGGCAGATGTCACAGGTCACTCACGTGTCAGTATCCAGGGAAAAATAGTCATACAGTTTGACTATTCTGGGATGGTCCAGCTGCTTGTGTATCCGGTACTCCCTGCATGCATGCCTAGAAGGGAAAATGTGTCAAAACAGCATGTGTAAATAAGGAAACATGTTGTCTTTGTGGACCTCAATTATTTTGTGTCTGTGGATGAGACCTACTTGTGGTagttctcctttttctcctctctccagTTCTTGTTGAGCTGGTGGATTTTAACAGCAGCATAGCGCTGCTCAAACAGGTCAAAGGCCTGCACGTGAAAGGAAAGCACGCTCATACATTTTGTCTGTAAACATACATACACCCaaagagaaaacaggaaaagcGCAGTCCTTCCACAAAGACAATACCTTATAGACTTCACTGAAGCCGCCCCTGCCCAGCAGGTGCAACAGAAGGTACCTCTCATTCAGGGTGGGATGGTCTTTAAATCTGAGTGAGAAAAATGCTTAgtgagcaaaaaaaaattaacacagCATAAAAAAATACTAACCATTCATACATTCAGGATGTGTGAAGTTTCTATTATATCATCTCCCTTGTGATACAGCAAGTTTCGGTGCCAATGAAATGAGGAATTAACCTAATGAGTACACAGCTGCTCAAGGCAATCACCAACTTCTTTGTGATTTATATTCATCATATGACCACTTGATGATTTTATTCCacattaattttgttttcattcatcgGCTCTACTAAATAACCAGTGTGGAAAATAATACTAATGCTCATCCACAGTCATGTCTTAACTGTCAGTAAACAAGATCCGTCAGCGGGGCTGCCGAGTACACTTACGCTGAGCTGTCCTCGTTGTTTAtcctcttcagctctctgaTATGAAGGTTCCTCACCCTCTCCAACCGCTCTAGCTCTGCTTGGATCTCTGCCTCCTCCTTGACAACCATGAAATTTAGacattttacagtttaaaaacattttactcATAGCTATGGTCAAACAATTGCTTTCAGCATAATTTCAACAACATTTTCACAAACAGTTGGTTTATTAGTtgatgctttttatttatttatttatttttttaaacactcacCTTCTTCAGATGTCCAAGGCGGAGCTTAAAGATTTCTTCCTGCTCGTGGTACTCAGCGAGGGTCAGTCTgccaaaacacagagaaatcTAATTTTCCTAGGAATTCCAAATGACACCACTGCTAACCGCGGCTTTcagtaactttaaaaaataaatattcaaaagtGAAAGTTAAAACTACCCATAGAACACAATGAAGAGAGGACAACTATTCATTCTTTTATCGTTTAGTATCATTCTCACAGACAGCATATACTTATTTCATTGTACTCACAGCTGGGGCAAGGAGGGTTTCAGGAAGGGGTCAGAATCGTTGCCGTTAACCACCTTCGTTTTGCGCTGCTTGGGCTCAGATGCGGAGGccacagagagggagggagatgcAGGGTTTGGAGGCTTCCTCTTTGCCAGCAGCTTCCTTTGGCGCTCTATGTCCTCTCTCTGCTGGTTGATGCCCTCCTGCTGCCTGTGTAGAAAGAAAGGCACAAGCAAGAAATGGATCATAAGGTAAACACTGAGGCTGGATATAGACAACTCATCTCTGTTTATATTCGTGGCTGTGAAGTGAAGCTTGCACAGAAAAATCACTTATAAATAATAGTTGactgtgtttgatttaaaaacaaaacaaaaaacaacacatcacTTGATCAGGTTCTGGAATGCGTATCCGTCAGTCCACTGCTCCGTGTAGGACGCTCCGTGTCTGACGGTGGTGAAGTGGCCGAGACGGAGGCGATCCTGCATGCTCTTCTCGCGACATGACTGCTTCTCCTGAGTGCTCTGTGGgggagaaacaaaaaacaaaacaaaaacaggcagacacacagTTAGAACAATGGCTCTGTTGTTGAAGTATCTTAGCTGAGGCTCGATACTGTTTTCAATTCAAGCTAAGGACTCCAGCAAAATATTCCAGTGATGAACCCTGATCAATTACTATGCAGACTAAAAGTGCATTAAGCAACGTTTAAATATTATGAAACAAAACAACTCTGAATTAAGAGAGGTTGTTTAAACACCAAGTCTTCCACCACCGTGATACTATATTTATCTCGGTGGAATCCGAATGAGAACAAGTGGATGATGAAGATGTTCAAAAACCTACCAAACGAAACacgcttttctttctctcagcaGCTGTGCACCAAAGCAACGCTAAAACACCAGAAAACACTGGACtaagaaatgtatttttctttaatgtcaTCATCTGTGCAAACAATAAGCTTCAAGTTTACTCAGTAAACACTAGCTAATACATGCTAACACACTCCTGCATCATCTCCTCTTTCAGATGTTAAAGAGAAATGATCAGCTTTAAATGTAGtatggtttttggtttttttttttgccaaatgtatgtatgtgtatgaaaACACACCTTCTCTATGAGCAGCTTCTTGCTCATGGTGATGCACTTGTTGAGTCTCTCCTTGTATTTCTCCAGGAGTTTTTGCTGTTCATCAATCTGCCGTCGCAGGTCACAGTTAgcctgttaaaaaacaaaacaatgaggaACAGAATGAAAGACTGTTTACATGTAATATAAACCTAGTGTGATTTTGAAAATCTTGGTCCACTAAAATCATGCCTACTTGCCAATCAGTCAACTGGACATGGCAACAAAAACCTTGACATATGGTCTAGattatttaaaatgatgctAGCCAGCCAGACCAACAAGTTTAGTTTGGATCCATCTTCATGTAAACAGTCAGTCAACATTAATGTTTTACAAGTCAGAGCCAGGCACTAAAGGCACTTCCTCTCCTTTGAAAGTAACCCTGGAGATTAAAGCATATTGGCCAACTGAGTGATATGGAGACTACAGCCCCATACGATCTGAACAGCCGTCCATCCTTCATCACCTACTGATCAACACGGAGATCTAACTCACCCTGAGCAGGTCATCTATTCGCCCTTCTTTCTTTTCCAGGTCCAAACTTTTGTTGCTCTCCAGGGCAGCGAGTTTTAGGCCCGTCAGTTCAGtctaaaaaaagccaaataaaCAACACCAGTAAGAGATGACAACTGCctgattaaaaatttaaaaagaagcaaaagaagaagaaggaaaaaagccTCATGTCAGTGTGTAATCCTTACCTGGACACATTTGCTTGAGGAAGCTTTGAGATTGTGCTCTCCAAAGCACAGACTAGTAGGTGAGGAGCTATTCTGACGGATCTACACACACAAAGGTTTTGTTATAAATCTTAAATTTACAGACATTTACTTGTACACAATCGATCAAGTAAGTCTGATCCCTGAGCAAGACTTTTAGGGGACACATGCTTATTTGCAGCATCAAATTGTTTTCTTAAAGtgtactagagtagctttggaGAATTCACAGTGCTAAATAATCCTTATTTGGCTGACACTCGGCTTTGGTGCAGCCCCAGTTCATCTCCTCAAATACTCACGATGGAGCCTGGGGCAGAGTGTGAGTTCTGCGGAGAGCGGCGAACTGATGGGAGACCTCTGACTGGACTGGAACCATTTCCACCCTGGAACTTTGCACAGAGGATAAACTTAAGACTTAAGAAAGAGGTTCGAAATGATAAGAAGAAAGAGCAGTTTTTGTAATACTCACATCAAAATAGTCACTGATCTTGGGCCCACGTGTCGAGGTCtttcctgcaaaaacaaaacaaaacaaaacaaaaaaacagttcaaattCAATGTCAGCCATCAATAACCCCCCCCGAATCATGCTGCTTTAACACAGACATCCACCATACCTTGACTACTCTCTGAATAGGTATCagctttcctttttctccctctggaCGACTCAGAGTGCTTCTTCTCCGGAGTCTGTAAATAGATATGAAACAAAAACGAAAAGCATGAATCCCCTGTGCTTTATCTAACAAAGCAGGATCTTGTGGTGGTGTTCAGCAGGAAAGAGCAGCAGGAAGGAAGAGTACATACTGAGTAGGCAGGAGAGCTCCCTCTTTTCAAATCACAGTTCTAGGAAGAGAAAAgagggagaggtggaggtagcaggagagacagaaaaaaaagagtgggcAGTGCAAGGAAAACACTGACAATATGGCTATGCTTATAAGCACATATTACTGTGCATCTCTTTAATAAGTGGTGTAATATGCTCtgactgtatgtgtgttttaccTCCGACTCTTTGTCACTAGATGATCCCAGACTTCCATAGCTGTGATTAGAGGATTCATTAGCCAGACCCTATTCAGAGCAAGAATTCAAACACAGAGAACAAGAGAACAGTCAGCACAAGTCAGCTATTCAAGTTCTATAACGATTACTAAAcgtaaacagcagtaaaacaaaCGCTGAAGGCAGGCAACACGGATGGCTCATCTGACAGGAATCTAGCCTCTGCAGTTCTAAGGTGTGTCACTTGGATCTCTTCCAAATCATGAACATTTCCAGGAACTATGACCtcctttttaggaaaacagGAACTTTTTTGCCCGCTTTTCCACTAGCAGGAACACGCGTTTGGTTTTTACTTCCGGGATTGTGACGTAGCCCTTTCTGGCAACTTCTGATCATGGTGGGAGTTAGCCACTGCTGCTTTAACTTCCGTAAAGCATGTTTTCTACAGCTAGCAAGTACCGATTGTCAACTAGACTGGATtggcagttgtttttttttccctttcacacTCAAGCTAATTTCTCATGTAGCTCCTACAGTAGGGAAAAACAAAGGCATCCACAGCTCTGTAATGAGTCAAGAAACAAAGATACACAAAGGGAAGTTTTCTGAGGAAGTTTTTGTGCACCAGCTAACTGTTTTTGAGTGAGACATATGAAAATGgaggctttatttatttatttatctcttCTTATGTTCTGTGTTACCTTAGCACCGCCGCTGGTGCTCCCAGTGCTGCCTCCCGTGTTGCCGCTGACAGCTCCTGTAAACCTGGCCTCCAGCAGCTCCTGTCTCCTGGGGTCCAGGCTGTGCAGCTCCTCCATTGGGCCTGGAATGACGACAAAAGCACAATACAGTGAGACGCTTATATTATCACCCATAATCGTGCTATACAGAATTACAGCAGAGCACACTGctgtgaaaaaaagaataaaaatacccAATAAGAATAAAAACGGGCGCAGGAAGATACATAAGTCGACAGTATCAGGGATGGGATGAGGAAAAATTagaatgagaataaaaatagaaaaatgcatttcattCGACTGGGAAGGAGGCAGCCGTTCAAAAGACGTGTTTGCAATATATATGCTGGAAATTACAGCAGCTGAGTGACACTGTAAGTACAAACAGAAAGCATGGAGGTCATTTTACACCTAGAGAAATGGCACAAGAACAGACCGCGCTGGCTTTAGTCTGGCAACACAAAAATTGTCAGCTGGCCCATCTACAGTATTGTTTCTTTAAAAGTTAGCCTGTCACACAGCCTCACTGCACTGTCCTCAAGCAGTCTAACCTTTGAGGATTTCAGTACTTCTGAACATTTGcagatggaggaaaaataaCAAGTTGCTACATCACTCAAAAAAGAAGCAGACGGCAGCCGTGTGTCTAATTGAAATGCTACACGTGTGCATCAGTTCTCCTCACCCTGTTGAAACAGGCTATTTAGGCTGTGCAAAAAGCCCACATTTACAGTTGAATTTTCAATAGTATATAGATACATTTTCACACATCTCAGTGGTTGACCTTTCAGTTGCAAATCAGAACCACAATAGGCACAAAACGACATTCACACAATATTAAACCACAAGTGTGTTAACTGTGCgtgttatatacatatatgtatatatgtaaatatacacatatatacacacacacacacacacacacacacatatatacacacacacacacacacacacacacacacacacacacacacacacacacacatatatatatatatatatatatatatataacacacGGACAGTCACACTGGGCCTAGAACAACCAGTTTCCCAAGTGAGAGGAAGGCAGGTCTTCATACTCCCTACTGTCTGCTGCAAGTGTTTGTTTCCTTATTGGACATTTCCTGGCTGTCATCTTTACACAGCTTCTGGCACAGGGGCAAGCCTTAAAAGGCATAATGGACATTATGAAACCTTTGTGCAGTCAAACTGGGAGCACAACAGAATACCAACAGTATGTGGGGTTATTTTAGGACAGACAACATTTGGGTTAAGTGATCTATAAAGCTAGACCTTCGTGTTGGGAGAATTATTTTGTCTATTTAGACATTATTGTTATGGGTCTTgcgtaaaaaaaatttaataaaaaaatagtcCTGAGCACGTATCCTATATCGGTATGGTACCTATTACGCAGATTTTGATTCGGAATAACTTCGTAACACCGTCGCTGTCTCAGTAATTTTCCTCTGCCCTATAACTAATGGCCTTAGCTGGAACCGTCTAAACGACTGCTGATATTTACCcagttttgtcacattacatCCAGCAACTCCGAGTCACAAGTAAATAACATCACGTCAACAACATAACAAAAGACGTGGAACAACAAATGCGCCCAAACTGGTTAAAAAAGTACAACCCACGGCCTGTTTGGTAGTTCAAAGTAGCAGGGTCATGCATTACAGCGTAATAATGGATGCATGCATAGCTGCGTTGTTTAATATTCCACTAGATGCTGTTGACAGGATGTTACAAACTGCTACAAAAACACTATTTTCGGATCGACGGCGATCGATTGACAAGAAATCACGAAACATGACAGCGAAACAAAACGAAACAACAAGCTAGCACTGCCTTTGTGCAAACACGATAGCCCGTTGCTACTTA comes from the Oreochromis aureus strain Israel breed Guangdong linkage group 18, ZZ_aureus, whole genome shotgun sequence genome and includes:
- the LOC116335243 gene encoding serine/threonine-protein kinase tousled-like 1-B isoform X2, producing the protein MSVQSNSGSGGGSLEATPSWSQLSSSPTISQPQITATAKSKEGPMEELHSLDPRRQELLEARFTGAVSGNTGGSTGSTSGGAKGLANESSNHSYGSLGSSSDKESENCDLKRGSSPAYSTPEKKHSESSRGRKRKADTYSESSQGKTSTRGPKISDYFDGGNGSSPVRGLPSVRRSPQNSHSAPGSIIRQNSSSPTSLCFGEHNLKASSSKCVQTELTGLKLAALESNKSLDLEKKEGRIDDLLRANCDLRRQIDEQQKLLEKYKERLNKCITMSKKLLIEKSTQEKQSCREKSMQDRLRLGHFTTVRHGASYTEQWTDGYAFQNLIKQQEGINQQREDIERQRKLLAKRKPPNPASPSLSVASASEPKQRKTKVVNGNDSDPFLKPSLPQLLTLAEYHEQEEIFKLRLGHLKKEEAEIQAELERLERVRNLHIRELKRINNEDSSAFKDHPTLNERYLLLHLLGRGGFSEVYKAFDLFEQRYAAVKIHQLNKNWREEKKENYHKHACREYRIHKQLDHPRIVKLYDYFSLDTDTFCTVLEFCEGNDLDFYLKQNKLMSEKEARSIVMQIVSALRYLNEIKPPIIHYDLKPGNILLVDGTACGEIKITDFGLSKIMDDDNYGVDGMDLTSQGAGTYWYLPPECFVVGKEPPKISNKVDVWSVGVIFFQCLYGRKPFGHNQSQQDILQENTILKATEVQFPAKPQASTEAKAFIRRCLAYRKEDRYDVHQLCSDTYLLPHMRRSNSSGSLQPSASSLPTY
- the LOC116335243 gene encoding serine/threonine-protein kinase tousled-like 1-B isoform X5, encoding MSVQSNSGSGGGSLEATPSWSQLSSSPTISQPQITATAKSKEGPMEELHSLDPRRQELLEARFTGAVSGNTGGSTGSTSGGAKGLANESSNHSYGSLGSSSDKESETPEKKHSESSRGRKRKADTYSESSQGKTSTRGPKISDYFDGGNGSSPVRGLPSVRRSPQNSHSAPGSIIRQNSSSPTSLCFGEHNLKASSSKCVQTELTGLKLAALESNKSLDLEKKEGRIDDLLRANCDLRRQIDEQQKLLEKYKERLNKCITMSKKLLIEKSTQEKQSCREKSMQDRLRLGHFTTVRHGASYTEQWTDGYAFQNLIKQQEGINQQREDIERQRKLLAKRKPPNPASPSLSVASASEPKQRKTKVVNGNDSDPFLKPSLPQLLTLAEYHEQEEIFKLRLGHLKKEEAEIQAELERLERVRNLHIRELKRINNEDSSAFKDHPTLNERYLLLHLLGRGGFSEVYKAFDLFEQRYAAVKIHQLNKNWREEKKENYHKHACREYRIHKQLDHPRIVKLYDYFSLDTDTFCTVLEFCEGNDLDFYLKQNKLMSEKEARSIVMQIVSALRYLNEIKPPIIHYDLKPGNILLVDGTACGEIKITDFGLSKIMDDDNYGVDGMDLTSQGAGTYWYLPPECFVVGKEPPKISNKVDVWSVGVIFFQCLYGRKPFGHNQSQQDILQENTILKATEVQFPAKPQASTEAKAFIRRCLAYRKEDRYDVHQLCSDTYLLPHMRRSNSSGSLQPSASSLPTY
- the LOC116335243 gene encoding serine/threonine-protein kinase tousled-like 1-B isoform X1; amino-acid sequence: MSVQSNSGSGGGSLEATPSWSQLSSSPTISQPQITATAKSKEGPMEELHSLDPRRQELLEARFTGAVSGNTGGSTGSTSGGAKGLANESSNHSYGSLGSSSDKESENCDLKRGSSPAYSTPEKKHSESSRGRKRKADTYSESSQGKTSTRGPKISDYFDFQGGNGSSPVRGLPSVRRSPQNSHSAPGSIIRQNSSSPTSLCFGEHNLKASSSKCVQTELTGLKLAALESNKSLDLEKKEGRIDDLLRANCDLRRQIDEQQKLLEKYKERLNKCITMSKKLLIEKSTQEKQSCREKSMQDRLRLGHFTTVRHGASYTEQWTDGYAFQNLIKQQEGINQQREDIERQRKLLAKRKPPNPASPSLSVASASEPKQRKTKVVNGNDSDPFLKPSLPQLLTLAEYHEQEEIFKLRLGHLKKEEAEIQAELERLERVRNLHIRELKRINNEDSSAFKDHPTLNERYLLLHLLGRGGFSEVYKAFDLFEQRYAAVKIHQLNKNWREEKKENYHKHACREYRIHKQLDHPRIVKLYDYFSLDTDTFCTVLEFCEGNDLDFYLKQNKLMSEKEARSIVMQIVSALRYLNEIKPPIIHYDLKPGNILLVDGTACGEIKITDFGLSKIMDDDNYGVDGMDLTSQGAGTYWYLPPECFVVGKEPPKISNKVDVWSVGVIFFQCLYGRKPFGHNQSQQDILQENTILKATEVQFPAKPQASTEAKAFIRRCLAYRKEDRYDVHQLCSDTYLLPHMRRSNSSGSLQPSASSLPTY
- the LOC116335243 gene encoding serine/threonine-protein kinase tousled-like 1-B isoform X4, whose protein sequence is MSVQSNSGSGGGSLEATPSWSQLSSSPTISQPQITATAKSKEGPMEELHSLDPRRQELLEARFTGAVSGNTGGSTGSTSGGAKGLANESSNHSYGSLGSSSDKESETPEKKHSESSRGRKRKADTYSESSQGKTSTRGPKISDYFDFQGGNGSSPVRGLPSVRRSPQNSHSAPGSIIRQNSSSPTSLCFGEHNLKASSSKCVQTELTGLKLAALESNKSLDLEKKEGRIDDLLRANCDLRRQIDEQQKLLEKYKERLNKCITMSKKLLIEKSTQEKQSCREKSMQDRLRLGHFTTVRHGASYTEQWTDGYAFQNLIKQQEGINQQREDIERQRKLLAKRKPPNPASPSLSVASASEPKQRKTKVVNGNDSDPFLKPSLPQLLTLAEYHEQEEIFKLRLGHLKKEEAEIQAELERLERVRNLHIRELKRINNEDSSAFKDHPTLNERYLLLHLLGRGGFSEVYKAFDLFEQRYAAVKIHQLNKNWREEKKENYHKHACREYRIHKQLDHPRIVKLYDYFSLDTDTFCTVLEFCEGNDLDFYLKQNKLMSEKEARSIVMQIVSALRYLNEIKPPIIHYDLKPGNILLVDGTACGEIKITDFGLSKIMDDDNYGVDGMDLTSQGAGTYWYLPPECFVVGKEPPKISNKVDVWSVGVIFFQCLYGRKPFGHNQSQQDILQENTILKATEVQFPAKPQASTEAKAFIRRCLAYRKEDRYDVHQLCSDTYLLPHMRRSNSSGSLQPSASSLPTY
- the LOC116335243 gene encoding serine/threonine-protein kinase tousled-like 1-B isoform X6, whose product is MEELHSLDPRRQELLEARFTGAVSGNTGGSTGSTSGGAKGLANESSNHSYGSLGSSSDKESENCDLKRGSSPAYSTPEKKHSESSRGRKRKADTYSESSQGKTSTRGPKISDYFDFQGGNGSSPVRGLPSVRRSPQNSHSAPGSIIRQNSSSPTSLCFGEHNLKASSSKCVQTELTGLKLAALESNKSLDLEKKEGRIDDLLRANCDLRRQIDEQQKLLEKYKERLNKCITMSKKLLIEKSTQEKQSCREKSMQDRLRLGHFTTVRHGASYTEQWTDGYAFQNLIKQQEGINQQREDIERQRKLLAKRKPPNPASPSLSVASASEPKQRKTKVVNGNDSDPFLKPSLPQLLTLAEYHEQEEIFKLRLGHLKKEEAEIQAELERLERVRNLHIRELKRINNEDSSAFKDHPTLNERYLLLHLLGRGGFSEVYKAFDLFEQRYAAVKIHQLNKNWREEKKENYHKHACREYRIHKQLDHPRIVKLYDYFSLDTDTFCTVLEFCEGNDLDFYLKQNKLMSEKEARSIVMQIVSALRYLNEIKPPIIHYDLKPGNILLVDGTACGEIKITDFGLSKIMDDDNYGVDGMDLTSQGAGTYWYLPPECFVVGKEPPKISNKVDVWSVGVIFFQCLYGRKPFGHNQSQQDILQENTILKATEVQFPAKPQASTEAKAFIRRCLAYRKEDRYDVHQLCSDTYLLPHMRRSNSSGSLQPSASSLPTY
- the LOC116335243 gene encoding serine/threonine-protein kinase tousled-like 1-B isoform X3 — its product is MHFSIFILILIFPHPIPDTVDLCIFLRPFLFLLGPMEELHSLDPRRQELLEARFTGAVSGNTGGSTGSTSGGAKGLANESSNHSYGSLGSSSDKESENCDLKRGSSPAYSTPEKKHSESSRGRKRKADTYSESSQGKTSTRGPKISDYFDFQGGNGSSPVRGLPSVRRSPQNSHSAPGSIIRQNSSSPTSLCFGEHNLKASSSKCVQTELTGLKLAALESNKSLDLEKKEGRIDDLLRANCDLRRQIDEQQKLLEKYKERLNKCITMSKKLLIEKSTQEKQSCREKSMQDRLRLGHFTTVRHGASYTEQWTDGYAFQNLIKQQEGINQQREDIERQRKLLAKRKPPNPASPSLSVASASEPKQRKTKVVNGNDSDPFLKPSLPQLLTLAEYHEQEEIFKLRLGHLKKEEAEIQAELERLERVRNLHIRELKRINNEDSSAFKDHPTLNERYLLLHLLGRGGFSEVYKAFDLFEQRYAAVKIHQLNKNWREEKKENYHKHACREYRIHKQLDHPRIVKLYDYFSLDTDTFCTVLEFCEGNDLDFYLKQNKLMSEKEARSIVMQIVSALRYLNEIKPPIIHYDLKPGNILLVDGTACGEIKITDFGLSKIMDDDNYGVDGMDLTSQGAGTYWYLPPECFVVGKEPPKISNKVDVWSVGVIFFQCLYGRKPFGHNQSQQDILQENTILKATEVQFPAKPQASTEAKAFIRRCLAYRKEDRYDVHQLCSDTYLLPHMRRSNSSGSLQPSASSLPTY